The following coding sequences lie in one Microcoleus sp. FACHB-672 genomic window:
- a CDS encoding GAF domain-containing protein, translating to MEETFEILVVDDDEVDRMAVCRALKAAGLAVEVSEAADYAGAIAALKLQSFDCVLVDYCLPDADGIALVQAVRDAGINVAVIALTGQEDAQVAVELMKAGASDYLSKGKLSPEILSSRLHNVIRIHRAEIQAAQATEKLKESEERYRLVLEGSNDGIWDWDISHNKLYSNDRFFEIIGVPRSEFYYGSLEYFYERIHPDDQLRIKDAIVSHLELGGDCNLELRIRHANGQYRYCSCRGKAQRNEQGMAVRVAGTISDITERKQAEKELLKQHQRSHLFAELTLKIRQSLQIEEILQTTVNEILQLLGTDRVVIYRIWQDGSGTVVTEAALPGIKAIEGQNIIDTCFRESYIERYRGGRISAITDVAQANLQPCHAELLNRLDVKANLVVPILQRDELWGLLIAHQCANARQWTSFETELLQQLADQVSIALAQAQLLERETRASQQLAEQNITLGQALEDLKQTQAQLIQAEKMSGLGQLVAGIAHEINNPVTFIYSNITPAQQYIQDLLALLNLYQEYYPDPVPAIQVAAEELDIDFIISDLIKVLSSMKVGAERIRQIVLSLRNFSRLDEAKMKPVDIHEGLDNTLLLLQHRLEEKTDSHNIEIVKEYGNLPPVECHAGQLNQVFMNILSNAIEVLEEAEKHEVSEGNGNHHSKAALPCIRIRTEAAGSEYVSISISDNGPGMTEEVCRRLFEPFFTTKPVGKGTGLGLAISYQIVVEKHGGELQCISAPGEGATFVIKIPIQQDSPARNIQGDSCPLLSHPQRKAVEVLEPNS from the coding sequence ATGGAAGAAACTTTTGAAATCTTAGTGGTTGATGATGATGAAGTGGATCGCATGGCAGTCTGCCGAGCGCTGAAAGCTGCGGGTTTGGCGGTGGAAGTTTCGGAAGCTGCTGATTATGCGGGAGCGATCGCCGCGTTGAAACTACAATCTTTTGATTGCGTGTTGGTTGACTACTGCCTGCCAGATGCGGATGGCATCGCTCTGGTGCAAGCGGTGCGTGATGCCGGCATCAATGTTGCAGTCATTGCCCTAACAGGTCAGGAAGACGCGCAAGTTGCGGTTGAGCTAATGAAAGCTGGAGCGTCTGACTATCTTTCTAAGGGGAAACTCTCACCAGAAATTTTATCGAGCCGGCTGCACAATGTTATTCGCATTCACCGAGCTGAAATCCAAGCAGCCCAAGCAACCGAAAAGCTGAAGGAAAGTGAAGAGCGCTATCGGCTAGTTTTGGAAGGCTCTAACGATGGCATTTGGGATTGGGATATTTCTCACAATAAGCTTTATTCTAATGATCGATTTTTTGAGATTATAGGTGTTCCTAGAAGTGAATTTTATTACGGAAGTTTAGAATATTTTTACGAACGCATTCACCCGGACGATCAGCTTAGAATTAAAGATGCCATTGTCTCCCATTTAGAGTTGGGAGGAGATTGCAATTTAGAGTTACGCATTCGCCACGCTAACGGACAATACCGCTATTGCTCCTGTCGGGGAAAAGCTCAGCGAAATGAGCAGGGAATGGCGGTGCGAGTCGCCGGCACGATTAGTGATATCACAGAGCGCAAGCAAGCGGAAAAAGAGTTACTGAAGCAGCACCAACGGTCGCACTTATTTGCTGAATTGACACTTAAAATCCGCCAGTCTTTGCAAATTGAAGAAATTCTTCAAACCACAGTTAACGAAATTCTCCAACTGCTGGGAACTGATCGAGTGGTTATTTACCGGATCTGGCAAGATGGTTCAGGAACGGTGGTTACAGAAGCAGCGCTTCCCGGCATTAAAGCAATTGAGGGACAAAATATTATAGACACTTGTTTTCGAGAGTCATACATAGAGCGATACCGGGGGGGGCGAATTAGTGCGATCACTGACGTGGCACAGGCGAACCTGCAACCTTGCCATGCGGAATTGTTAAACCGGCTGGATGTGAAAGCAAACTTGGTGGTGCCGATTCTGCAACGGGACGAATTGTGGGGCTTGTTGATCGCCCATCAGTGCGCCAATGCACGCCAGTGGACAAGCTTTGAGACTGAACTTTTGCAACAATTGGCTGATCAAGTGAGCATTGCGTTGGCTCAAGCTCAACTTCTAGAGAGAGAAACGCGTGCCTCCCAGCAACTAGCTGAGCAAAATATCACGCTAGGGCAAGCTTTAGAGGATCTCAAACAAACGCAAGCCCAGCTGATTCAAGCAGAAAAAATGTCTGGTTTGGGACAGTTGGTTGCCGGCATCGCTCATGAAATTAACAACCCAGTAACGTTTATTTACAGCAATATTACGCCGGCACAACAATATATTCAAGATTTATTAGCTCTGCTGAATCTGTACCAGGAATACTATCCCGACCCGGTGCCGGCAATTCAAGTTGCCGCCGAAGAACTTGACATCGATTTCATAATATCAGATTTAATTAAGGTGCTGTCGTCAATGAAAGTCGGGGCTGAACGTATTCGCCAGATCGTGTTATCTTTACGAAACTTTTCACGACTGGATGAAGCGAAAATGAAGCCGGTTGATATTCACGAAGGACTTGATAATACTTTATTGCTGTTGCAACACCGGCTAGAAGAAAAGACGGATTCTCACAATATAGAGATTGTCAAAGAATATGGCAACTTACCGCCGGTTGAATGTCATGCCGGCCAGCTCAACCAAGTGTTTATGAATATCCTCAGCAATGCGATTGAAGTCCTGGAGGAAGCAGAGAAGCATGAGGTCTCTGAGGGAAATGGAAATCATCATTCTAAAGCTGCCTTGCCTTGTATTCGCATTCGCACGGAAGCAGCCGGTTCTGAGTACGTGAGTATCTCAATTTCTGACAACGGTCCCGGTATGACGGAAGAAGTGTGCCGGCGTCTGTTTGAGCCGTTTTTTACAACGAAGCCGGTGGGTAAAGGGACGGGGTTGGGATTGGCGATCAGTTATCAAATTGTGGTTGAAAAACACGGGGGTGAACTGCAATGTATTTCAGCCCCCGGAGAGGGGGCAACGTTTGTGATTAAAATCCCAATTCAGCAAGACTCGCCGGCACGTAACATTCAAGGAGATAGTTGTCCTTTGCTGTCACACCCTCAGAGAAAAGCCGTTGAAGTTTTGGAACCGAACAGTTAA